A window of Nitratireductor kimnyeongensis genomic DNA:
CAGCCGGAGCAAAAATAGGGTGTGCGACCCGAGACATCCTGGGTATCCGCAAGCATCGCCTGAAACTGGCGCAGCCGCGACACATGAGCGGATATCTCCTCCGACGGTCCGATCACGCGCAGAATGCGCTCGCCGATGGCGATGGCGATCTCATTGGGATCAAGCGCGGCCGTGGGCGCAAAAAGGCGCCCGCCTTTCTCGTCCACCTTGCCGATGATCTCTGGCTGATTGGCTGTCCCGTAGAGATTCTCGCGCAATTGCACTTCGATCAGCGAGCGCTTTTCCTCGACCACGATCACCATCTCGAGGCCGCGCGCGAATTCGCGCATGTGCTCGACATCGAAAGGCCATGGGCAGGCGACCTTGAAGAGGCGGATGCCAAGTTGTTTGGCACGGGCCTCATCGATCCCGAGATCATCCAGTGCCTGGCGCGTGTCGAGATAGCTCTTGCCGAGTGTGACAATGCCGATCTTTGCTTTCGCACCGCCTGAATAGATGATGCGGTTGAGGTTGTTTGCCTGGATGAAGGCGGCGGCGGCGGCGCGCTTGAAGTCGTAGAGTCGCGCCTCCTGCCCAAGCATGTTGATCTCGTTGCGAATGTTCAGACCGCCGGGCGGCATCTCGAATTCGGGCGTGACGATGTTCAGCCGCTCGAGCGACACGTCGACCGCAGCGGTCGATTCAATGTTGTCCTTGACGCATTTGATGGCCGTCCAGGTGCCGGCAAAACGCGACAGCGCATAGCCGTAAAGACCGTAGTCTATCAGTTCCTGGACACCGGCAGGGTTCAGGATCGGGATCATGGCATCGACGAAAGCGAACTCGCTGGCATTGGCGACCGTTGAGGACTCGGCAGTATGGTCATCGCCCATAAGCGCCAGCACACCACCGTGTTTCGATGAGCCTGCGTGGTTGGCATGCCGAAACACATCGCCGGAACGGTCTACGCCCGGGCCCTTGCCATACCAGACGCTGAAGACACCGTCATATTTGCCTTCGCCAAGAAGCTCGGTCTGCTGAGACCCCCAACAGGCGGTGGCCGCCAGTTCCTCATTCAGACCGGGCTGGAAGATCACATTCGACGCCTCAAGCTGCTTTTTCGCCTTCCAGAGCTGTTGATCGAGACCGCCAATGGGCGACCCGCGATAACCGGAAACGAACCCAGCAGTAGTCAGTCCAGCACGTCGGTCACGCTCACGCTGCATCAGAAGCATCCGCACGATCGCTTGCGCGCCGGATACGAAGATGCGCTCCTTCGTTAAATCGAACTTGTCATCGAGCGTGACGTCGTGAAGCGTCATATAACAATTCCTCCTCTGCGGATCACGGTCGGGAACGTTTCCGCAAGGGTAGTTTTCTATCCGCCCGGCATCCCGTCAAACGAATTTGCGGGCTCCGCAACAATGAGCAACGCCAGAACAGGACATGGCATTTTCAAGGACATTTTATTAGCCGAGCCGCATGAACGGCGCACGAATCTGACCGGAGCATACGTGCATGGTCCCCGAACGCACCCATCCGCACAGCCTATACACTTCATTATTTAGGGTCGGGACTTCGGATCGACAGGCAAATTGGCTACTTTTCCCACCAGGTTACTTTTTCAGCGCAAGCAAAGCTGCTAATCAATCGCTGCCTGGTTGTCAGGTTGCAGGGTAGGACAGGAAACAACTTCCGCCCGCATAGGGGAAACGCAAGAGGGCCATATGGCATACCATCAAGCGCTGCACGCCGTGCGCGCCAACGGCGGAGGCAACTGACCGTGCGCGCAATAGCTTTTCTGGTCCGCGCAATCAGCGGTCTTAACGCCCTTGTCGGCAATGTCTTTTCCTGGCTGTCGCTGGCCATCGTTTTGGTTTGCTTCACCGTTGTGGTTCAACGTTACGTCTTTTCAACCAGTTTTGTATGGATGCAGGATCTCTACATCTGGCTGAACGGGGCGATGTTTACAGCCGTCGCCGGTTTCGCTCTTCTCAGAAACGACCACGTGCGGGTGGATATTTTCTACAGGCCAGCCAGCACCCGACGCAAAGCGATCGTGGATCTGATCGGTGTGATCCTCTTTCTTTTCCCATTCTCCTGGATCGTTTTCTACTACGGTTGGAGCTTCGTCAGCCGTGCCTGGCGATTGGGAGAAGCATCCGCCAATGTGGGCGGCATGCCAGGGCTGTTCATTCTAAAGGCCTTCATACTCGGCTTTGCCGTTCTGCTTGCTCTGCAGGGCCTAGCAATGGCGCTGCGCTCGATTTTGGTCCTGAGTGACAGGGAAGACCTGTTACCGGAAGGCCTGCGCTACGAAATCAGTGACGACGAACAGCCGGAGGCGAACGTTTGATGGATCCGGTTCTGATTGGCGAGCTCCTTTCGGGGCTCATGTTCTTCGGCATTATCGGCTTTCTTCTACTGGGCTTTCCCGTCGCCTTCACGCTGGCCGGCGTGTCGCTCATGTTCGGTCTTGTCGGCATGTGGTTCGGCGTGTTCGATCCCTCGAATTTCGGCAGCCTGGCAAACCGCTATATCGGCTACATGACCAATGAGGTGCTTGTTGCTGTCCCGCTCTTTATTTTCATGGGCGTGATGCTTGAGCGCTCCAAGATCGCCGAGCAGTTGCTTCTGACCATGGGCAAGCTCTTCGGCAATCTGCGGGGCGGGCTTGGCATATCTGTCATCATCGTGGGCGCGCTTCTGGCCGCATCCACCGGCGTGGTGGGCGCCACCGTTGTGACCATGGGCCTGATCTCGCTGCCGGCAATGCTGCGCGCGAATTATGATCCCCGGCTTGCGACCGGCGTCATCTGCGCGTCGGGCACGCTCGGCCAGATCATCCCGCCCTCCACTGTTCTCATCTTCATGGGCGACATGCTTTCGGGCATCAATGCGCAGGTGCAAATGGCCAAGGGCAACTTCGCCCCGGTTCCTGTATCGGTGGGCGACCTCTTCGCGGGCGCTCTTCTCCCCGGTGTGCTGCTAGTCGGCCTTTATCTCGGATGGACGCTCCTGAAAGCGATTTTCGATCCGGCCTCCTGTCCAGCCACCCCGGTTCCCGCGGAAGAGAAGAAGGAACTGCTGGGAGAGGTCGCAGTCGCGCTCTTGCCCCCGCTGCTGCTCATCATGGCCGTACTCGGATCCATCCTCGGTGGCATTGCAACACCGACAGAAGCCGCCTCCGTGGGCGCTGTCGGCGCGATGGTGCTTGCCGCGCTGCGCTGGCGACTCTCCTTTGCCGTGCTGCGGGAAACGGCAATCGCCACGGCCTCCATCACCTGTATGGTGTTCATCATCCTGTTCGGCGCTTCGGTGTTTTCCATCGTTTTCCGCCTGATGGGTGGCGATAATCTGGTGCATGAGTTCCTCGCCAACCTGCCCGGCGGCACGCTGGCGGCGGTCGCCGTGGTGATGTTCATCATGTTCCTGCTGGGTTTCATTCTCGACACGTTCGAGATCATCTTCATTGTTATCCCGATCACCGCACCGATCCTGCTTGCGCTCGATGTCGATCCGGTCTGGCTTGGCGTTCTTGTCGGCGTGAACCTGCAGACAAGCTTTCTCACGCCACCTTTCGGCTTCGCACTGTTCTATCTCCGCGGAGTGGCGCCCGATTCAGTGAAGACGTCCATGATCTACAAGGGGGTCTTCCCCTTCGTGCTGCTGCAGCTCCTGGCCATAGCGATCATGTTCATGTTCCCCGAGATCGCCACCTGGTTGCCCAGAGCAATCTACAGCTAGGCTCTCGAACAGCAGACAACAAAAAAGCCCGGCAAAAGCCGGGCTTTTTCGTCGACCTTGATCCGGATCAGATCGAGAAGTACTTCTTGCGAGCCTCGACGAAAGCACCGTCGGTGCCTTCCGTACGGGTGCGCAGAATGTTCAGCGACTCGATGAAGCTCTCGGTCGTCTTCTTCGTCAGAGCGTCATCGGAGTCGCGCAGCTCACCGAGAATCTCGGTTGCAGCCTTTGCGCCTGCCTCGATGATGTCGTCGGGGAACTGGCGAACGTTGACGCCATGCTCATCGACGAGCGTCTTCAGGGCACGCGGGTCATTGGCGTAGAAATCCGAGGCCACCTGATCATACTCCGCCTGGCAGACATCCTTGACGATCGCCTGCAGGTCAGAGGGCAGTTCCTGGTATTTCGCCTTGTTGACCACAAGCTCGGTCGCCAGACCCGGTTCCACAAAGCTCGGGAAGTAATAGTTCTTGGCCACCTGATAGAAGCCAAGTGCCAGATCATTGTATGGACCGACAAACTCAGCCGCATCGAGCGTGCCCGACTGAAGCGCCTGGAAGATTTCGCCGGCAGCCATGTTCGTAACCGTCGCGCCAAGCTTTTCCCATACGCGGCCGCCGAGGCCAGGTGTGCGGAAACGCAGACCTTTTACGGAATCCAGACCCGTCAGTTCCTCGCGGAACCAGCCACCAGCCTGTGTCCCCGTATCGCCGGACAGGAAGCCCTGAACGCCGAACTGGTCATAAATCTCGTCCCAGATTTCCTGACCGCCCATATAGCGGACCCAAGCCGCCATCTCACGCGAGGTCATGCCGAAAGGCACACCCGTAAAGAAGGAAAGGGCCGGGCTCTTGTTCTGCCAGTAATAAGCTGCGCCGTGGCTCATCTCAGCCGAACCGTCGATGACGGCATCGAGCGACTGCAGCGGCGGAACAAGCTCACCTGCAGAGTAGACCTGCACGGTCAACCGACCGTCGGAAGCTGCCGTGATGCGATCTGCAAGGCGTTGAGCGCCAACGCCCAGGCCCGGAAAATTTTTCGGCCAAGTGGTGACCATGCGCCAGGTCTGGTTGCCCTGCGCAATCGCCGGCGTGGCGAATGTGGCAGCACCCGCCCCTGCGGCGGCCAGTCCTGCTTTCCCTAGGAAAGAACGACGATCCATGAATACCTCCCAATAGAACATCAAGCGAAAAAAAGGGCCGCGGAACGGCCTCTTCGACTGTACTACAGCGCCGGCAACAACCTCCCCAGCGCAGCGGAAACTTATCAATACACGCACAAACACAACTGTCCAGACCGCTGACTGCAAGGAGCCCGGAATTGCAACCTCTGTTCGATTTGGCTGTGTTTATGCGGCTGCAACAGCTTTAGCACTGCCCTGTATCGCCTTGTCTGAGCCTTCAATGTCGACTTTTGGCTCACTTGAAGGCAGGCTGAAGATGCAAGACAAAGCATAAGACCCGAGAATCACAAAAACGATCCGGGGGGAACACATTGCTGGGAGGAAAGCATGGCGGGGCTTCTTGGCCTTTCGCGCCTCATTGATGCTGTCAACCAATTCATCGGCAAGCAGGTCTCTTGGCTGATCCTTGTTGCGGTACTGGTATCAGCCTACAACGCCATCATTCGGTTTCTCGGTAACGGCCTGCCTGCCTATCTGCCGATACCGAGGGCATCCAACAGCCTGCTTGAGCTGCAATGGTACCTCTATGGCACCGTGTTCATGCTCGCATCCGCCTACACTCTGCAGCGCAATGAGCACATTCGCATCGATATCATTTCGAGCCTGTTCTCGAAGCGGACGCGGGATTGGATCGACCTCTTCTGCCACGTATTCTTTTTGCTCCCCTTCGTCTCCCTGATCGTCTGGTTGAGCTGGCCCTGGTTCAGACGCTCTTTCCTTTCTGGCGAGATTTCCGCCAATGCGAGTGGTCTGATCATCTGGCCGGCCAAGTTCATGGTACTCGCCGGCTTCGTTCTTTTGACGGCGCAGGCCATATCCGAAATCGTCAAGCGATATGCGGTCCTGCGCGGACTGATCGACGAACCTACCCCTCAACACGAGATCCATCCGGCAGCCGAAGCAGCCATTGAGATGGAGGAGAAGCGCGATGATTGACCTGATCGCGCACAATCTCGCGCCCATCATGTTCGTCACCGTGATGGCGATGCTGCTCGTTGGATACCCGGTGGCGTTCACTCTCGCCGCCGGCGGCCTTCTTTTTTTCGTTTTTGGCGTGGAGCTCTCCCATGTCTCCAGCGAGATCCGTCTTTTCTGGCCGCTGCTCCAGTCACATCCCGAGCGCATCTACGGGATCATGTACAACGACACGCTGCTCGCCATTCCATTTTTTACCTTCATGGGGCTGATCCTAGAACGCTCCCGGATGGCAGAAGACCTGCTTGACACGATCGGCCAGCTCTTCGGCCCGGTGCGTGGCGGGCTCGCCTATGCGGCCGTGCTGGTCGGCGCTCTGCTTGCCGCCACGACGGGTGTCGTTGCGGCATCGGTTATCGCCATGGGCCTCATCTCACTGCCGATCATGATGCGCTACAACTACAATCGCGGCTTTGCGACCGGCACCATCGCCGCATCCGGAACGCTGGCG
This region includes:
- a CDS encoding TRAP transporter small permease subunit, with protein sequence MRAIAFLVRAISGLNALVGNVFSWLSLAIVLVCFTVVVQRYVFSTSFVWMQDLYIWLNGAMFTAVAGFALLRNDHVRVDIFYRPASTRRKAIVDLIGVILFLFPFSWIVFYYGWSFVSRAWRLGEASANVGGMPGLFILKAFILGFAVLLALQGLAMALRSILVLSDREDLLPEGLRYEISDDEQPEANV
- a CDS encoding TRAP transporter large permease, with product MDPVLIGELLSGLMFFGIIGFLLLGFPVAFTLAGVSLMFGLVGMWFGVFDPSNFGSLANRYIGYMTNEVLVAVPLFIFMGVMLERSKIAEQLLLTMGKLFGNLRGGLGISVIIVGALLAASTGVVGATVVTMGLISLPAMLRANYDPRLATGVICASGTLGQIIPPSTVLIFMGDMLSGINAQVQMAKGNFAPVPVSVGDLFAGALLPGVLLVGLYLGWTLLKAIFDPASCPATPVPAEEKKELLGEVAVALLPPLLLIMAVLGSILGGIATPTEAASVGAVGAMVLAALRWRLSFAVLRETAIATASITCMVFIILFGASVFSIVFRLMGGDNLVHEFLANLPGGTLAAVAVVMFIMFLLGFILDTFEIIFIVIPITAPILLALDVDPVWLGVLVGVNLQTSFLTPPFGFALFYLRGVAPDSVKTSMIYKGVFPFVLLQLLAIAIMFMFPEIATWLPRAIYS
- a CDS encoding TRAP transporter substrate-binding protein is translated as MDRRSFLGKAGLAAAGAGAATFATPAIAQGNQTWRMVTTWPKNFPGLGVGAQRLADRITAASDGRLTVQVYSAGELVPPLQSLDAVIDGSAEMSHGAAYYWQNKSPALSFFTGVPFGMTSREMAAWVRYMGGQEIWDEIYDQFGVQGFLSGDTGTQAGGWFREELTGLDSVKGLRFRTPGLGGRVWEKLGATVTNMAAGEIFQALQSGTLDAAEFVGPYNDLALGFYQVAKNYYFPSFVEPGLATELVVNKAKYQELPSDLQAIVKDVCQAEYDQVASDFYANDPRALKTLVDEHGVNVRQFPDDIIEAGAKAATEILGELRDSDDALTKKTTESFIESLNILRTRTEGTDGAFVEARKKYFSI
- a CDS encoding TRAP transporter small permease subunit, yielding MAGLLGLSRLIDAVNQFIGKQVSWLILVAVLVSAYNAIIRFLGNGLPAYLPIPRASNSLLELQWYLYGTVFMLASAYTLQRNEHIRIDIISSLFSKRTRDWIDLFCHVFFLLPFVSLIVWLSWPWFRRSFLSGEISANASGLIIWPAKFMVLAGFVLLTAQAISEIVKRYAVLRGLIDEPTPQHEIHPAAEAAIEMEEKRDD